One genomic segment of Candidatus Sulfotelmatobacter sp. includes these proteins:
- a CDS encoding thioredoxin-like domain-containing protein — MGILMGWGRLRFRSILTTALLLSSGLAIAQQGLDLDGHSVNPLAANPGKIVVLVFVRRDCPVSSRYAPVIQQISKQFAERANFWLVFPDKTESAASIRQYLADYKYHVPALRDPEHVLVKMGRVQITPEVAVFDPDRHLVYDGRIDDWYFDLSRSRTAPTTHELEDAIRAALAGKVLARSEVRGVGCYISDLD, encoded by the coding sequence GTGGGTATCTTAATGGGTTGGGGCAGACTGCGGTTCCGATCGATATTGACGACGGCGCTCTTGCTTTCTTCCGGCCTCGCTATCGCACAACAAGGGCTCGATTTGGATGGCCACTCGGTAAATCCGCTGGCGGCGAATCCCGGCAAGATTGTGGTGCTTGTGTTTGTGCGGAGGGACTGCCCGGTTTCCAGCCGCTATGCTCCGGTCATTCAGCAGATCAGCAAACAGTTTGCCGAGCGAGCCAACTTCTGGCTGGTGTTTCCTGACAAGACGGAATCGGCGGCTTCGATTCGCCAGTATCTTGCAGACTATAAATATCATGTGCCGGCGCTGCGCGATCCTGAACATGTGCTCGTGAAGATGGGGCGCGTGCAAATTACTCCGGAGGTGGCCGTCTTTGACCCAGATCGTCACCTTGTCTATGACGGGCGCATTGACGACTGGTATTTTGATTTGAGCCGGTCGCGAACTGCCCCGACGACGCACGAACTGGAGGACGCCATTCGCGCGGCGTTGGCGGGGAAAGTTCTCGCGAGGAGCGAAGTCAGGGGAGTGGGATGCTACATCTCGGACCTCGACTAG
- a CDS encoding tetratricopeptide repeat protein, with protein MEARFVALRVACVAALLATLTSVSVGQQPVSTPATESPQPAPSEFANARRLMQQGKIDEAIAELEAIEARDPGAKGLDLELGTAYYKKSDFPKAIDYLKRATAADPANGEAVQFLALSYYAGGHPAEAIPLLEKLQGSFSSPNVDSSYILGTCYIQTKDYERARQAFAKMFNVPGDSAASYLFTSRMLFRQEFDPVAEEYAQKAAALDSKLPLVHELLGELYTYKSRIPESIAEFQKELAINPANAATYYKLADAYSRIQKYDDAQRLLQRSIRLDPTSTTPFILMGKVLEKKGEYDLALTALQRAATMDPNNPMTHYLLGQAYRNVGKKEQAEGELKLSEELQNKQNSHP; from the coding sequence ATGGAAGCACGATTCGTTGCTTTGAGGGTTGCTTGCGTCGCCGCTCTTCTTGCGACTCTGACCTCCGTTAGCGTGGGCCAGCAGCCGGTGTCCACGCCTGCGACCGAATCGCCTCAACCTGCCCCTTCCGAATTCGCGAATGCGCGCAGGCTAATGCAGCAAGGGAAGATCGATGAGGCAATCGCCGAGTTAGAGGCTATTGAGGCTCGCGATCCCGGGGCGAAGGGTCTGGATCTGGAGCTGGGAACCGCGTATTACAAGAAAAGCGATTTCCCGAAGGCGATCGATTATTTGAAGCGGGCAACGGCGGCCGATCCGGCGAATGGCGAAGCGGTTCAGTTCCTTGCGCTGTCGTATTACGCGGGCGGGCATCCGGCGGAGGCGATTCCGCTGCTGGAAAAATTGCAGGGCTCATTTTCTTCGCCCAACGTCGATTCTTCCTACATTCTGGGAACTTGCTATATCCAGACCAAGGATTACGAGCGGGCGCGCCAGGCGTTCGCCAAAATGTTTAATGTGCCGGGGGATTCGGCGGCGAGTTATCTGTTTACCTCGCGCATGCTGTTTCGGCAGGAATTTGATCCGGTGGCGGAAGAGTACGCGCAGAAGGCTGCGGCGCTCGATTCGAAGCTGCCGCTGGTGCACGAACTGCTGGGCGAGTTGTATACGTACAAGTCGCGGATTCCGGAATCGATTGCCGAGTTCCAGAAGGAATTAGCAATCAATCCGGCGAATGCGGCGACTTACTATAAGCTGGCCGACGCGTATTCGCGAATTCAGAAGTATGACGATGCGCAGCGGTTGCTGCAACGCTCGATCCGGCTGGATCCCACTTCGACGACGCCGTTTATTCTGATGGGCAAGGTTCTGGAGAAGAAGGGTGAATATGATTTGGCTCTGACGGCGTTGCAGCGAGCGGCGACGATGGACCCGAATAACCCGATGACGCATTATTTGCTGGGACAGGCTTACCGGAATGTGGGGAAGAAAGAGCAGGCAGAGGGCGAGTTGAAGTTGTCGGAGGAGTTGCAGAATAAGCAGAATTCGCACCCGTAG
- a CDS encoding tetratricopeptide repeat protein: MLHLGPRLASWLGGTRLTLIVLAGAIVGGTLWGSTGFIISAGARQSTSSPSSSSATSAPPITFNRDIAPIIFHSCSTCHRPGEAAPFSLLSYSDVKRHARQIAEVTQSRAMPPWLPAPQRLKFADELRLADREIEMIRRWVEQGAIEGDPRDLPAPPKFVEGWRLGKPDLVLTASKPLVLPPQGTDTYWNFIFPVPISGTRWVKAVEIRPGDKRYVHHANILIDREGASRRREVEPGAGFGGMEIRIESQVFDPDSHLLFWKPGTIPYVEPEGMALRLDKGADLILNTHLQPSGKTEVIQPSIGLYFTPQPATKLPMLLQLENDAKLDIPAGEKDFLVTDSFTLPVDVDLLAIYPHAHYLGKDIQAFATLPDGTKQTLIHIPHWNLNWQAVYRYAEPVRLPAGTTVSLRYMYDNSEENPLNPNHPPARVLGGNRSSDEMCHLWLQVLPVNHDEGRARENQGDPRMALQEALARHNVEKNPADFEAHYNLAAMLQAKNKIDAAVGEFEMAVKLRPEDAAANNGLGAALVAAGHPEQAVGYLQAALKARPDYFDAHYNLGFALAGGNDFEGAAAQFGIALGLQPHDANVEANLGAALAELGKLSEAKTHFERALQIDPRQPIAKENLEALRKEMSGH, encoded by the coding sequence ATGCTACATCTCGGACCTCGACTAGCCTCCTGGTTGGGTGGGACGCGATTGACGCTGATTGTGCTGGCGGGTGCAATCGTCGGTGGAACTCTGTGGGGTTCCACGGGCTTCATCATTTCGGCTGGCGCGCGACAATCAACTTCTTCACCTTCATCTTCTTCCGCTACCTCTGCACCGCCAATTACTTTCAACCGCGACATCGCTCCGATCATTTTTCATTCCTGCTCGACGTGTCATCGGCCGGGAGAGGCGGCGCCGTTTTCGCTGCTGAGTTATTCCGATGTGAAGCGGCATGCGCGGCAGATTGCGGAGGTGACGCAGTCGCGGGCCATGCCTCCGTGGCTGCCGGCGCCGCAACGATTGAAATTTGCCGACGAGCTTCGCCTCGCCGACCGAGAAATTGAAATGATTCGGCGCTGGGTGGAGCAGGGCGCGATTGAAGGCGATCCGCGGGATTTGCCTGCGCCGCCGAAGTTCGTTGAGGGCTGGCGGCTAGGCAAGCCTGATCTGGTTCTCACGGCCTCGAAGCCGCTCGTTCTTCCGCCGCAAGGCACGGACACGTATTGGAATTTTATTTTCCCGGTGCCGATTTCTGGGACGCGCTGGGTGAAGGCGGTGGAGATTCGTCCCGGCGACAAGCGCTACGTGCATCACGCGAATATTCTTATTGATCGCGAAGGGGCATCGCGCAGACGCGAAGTTGAGCCGGGCGCGGGTTTCGGAGGGATGGAGATTCGCATCGAGTCGCAGGTATTCGATCCTGACAGCCATCTTCTGTTCTGGAAGCCGGGGACCATTCCTTATGTCGAGCCGGAAGGGATGGCGCTGCGGCTCGACAAAGGGGCAGACCTGATTCTCAATACCCACCTGCAACCTTCGGGAAAGACCGAAGTGATTCAGCCGAGCATTGGACTTTATTTCACGCCGCAGCCGGCGACGAAGCTGCCCATGCTGTTGCAACTGGAGAACGATGCCAAGCTCGACATTCCGGCGGGAGAAAAAGATTTTCTGGTCACCGATAGTTTTACGCTGCCTGTTGATGTGGATCTGCTGGCGATTTATCCCCACGCGCATTATCTGGGGAAAGACATTCAGGCATTCGCCACGCTGCCCGACGGCACCAAGCAGACTCTCATTCATATTCCGCATTGGAATTTGAATTGGCAGGCGGTGTATCGCTATGCGGAGCCGGTGCGCTTGCCCGCGGGAACGACGGTGAGCCTGCGCTATATGTATGACAATTCCGAGGAAAATCCGCTGAATCCGAATCATCCGCCGGCGCGGGTGTTGGGTGGAAACCGGTCGAGCGATGAGATGTGTCATTTGTGGCTGCAAGTGCTGCCGGTGAATCATGACGAGGGGCGCGCTCGAGAAAACCAGGGCGATCCGCGCATGGCGCTCCAGGAAGCGCTGGCGCGGCACAATGTAGAGAAGAATCCGGCGGACTTTGAAGCGCACTACAATCTGGCGGCGATGTTGCAGGCTAAGAATAAGATCGATGCTGCGGTTGGCGAGTTCGAGATGGCAGTGAAGTTGCGTCCCGAGGACGCGGCTGCGAACAACGGTCTGGGCGCGGCGTTGGTGGCGGCGGGGCATCCGGAGCAGGCGGTAGGATATTTGCAGGCGGCGCTGAAGGCGCGTCCGGATTATTTTGACGCTCATTACAATCTGGGGTTCGCGCTGGCGGGCGGGAATGATTTTGAGGGCGCGGCTGCGCAGTTTGGGATCGCGCTCGGATTGCAGCCGCACGACGCCAATGTCGAGGCGAATCTGGGAGCGGCACTGGCGGAGTTGGGGAAACTTTCTGAAGCGAAGACGCACTTTGAGCGGGCATTGCAGATTGATCCGCGGCAGCCAATTGCGAAGGAAAATCTGGAGGCGCTACGGAAGGAAATGAGCGGGCATTAG